The Prevotella sp. E9-3 genome has a window encoding:
- a CDS encoding leucine-rich repeat protein, with protein sequence MKKFFCIVALAMVCLMASAKPISQEQARQRAAAFLKLRNDVRKLAPVSPARLAPRRAASLSAEQPYYVFERGTNEGFVIVSGDDQTIDVLGYSEDGTFDYEQAPPALRELLDDYARQIEMIQAGKSVAAPVVKAANRKAIAPFVKSKWSQGAPYNNKCPLDAGSRSVTGCVATAMAQILYYNREKSVTETQADMPAYSTWTKGLKVSGIAAGAPIDWDNMKDTYGSSDTEKQKTAVANLMLYCGVGSKMDYTNSASGAQSWDAYQAMKNYFGYSSAKWYDYQSVTSNEQWDEIVYNEMAAQRAVYISGSNATVGHAFVGCGYDGTRYYINWGWAGQSDGYYYLTNLTPGQGQGTGGSADGYNEYKQIITNLEPENYEAKVMSFADAAVKRLCVEKWDADGDGKFTYGEAAKVTDLGDTFKGKTIKNFKELYYFTGLSTIADDAFNGCQQLVSVRLPKSIRYIGARSFMGCQKMNQLDISEGLQTIGEDAFNGCKLLTSAILPAEASAIPARAFKGCSAITEVSLPVSVTSIGDDAFADCTKLASFEVSSFQPSGITMGTSVFGSIDLSKATLSVMPGTKVFFASAEQWKEFGNIVEKRERSGGNFATLEAGKTYYIYNVGTGRYLTKGEAYGKQAVVGEEPMRFDVKTSASLGENVYYLSSPDTGVSGKYLFRTSTDNNVGAGVKACFVDGSSLNGNAYWKIVPVGDLIYTLQTPSNRSDYEEGRFLGIQTDHESNAASPTFGAYSDVVYAEHPLNCQWRFVLYDEAIAARYETAEKLASLLEIAIKNNVNHSTEQAVYDNVESSYEQLREAVSTLRKKLNFIDFASDEVRALCVARYDLDYDGELSMAEAANVTDFVISFENNKTLETFDEFQYFTNVQYVYGRTFYGCANLKSITLPKNLEKIYYYAFYGCRSLTSVTLPRYVNTIGANSFGGCTALAEVRIEGDVPFAIETTVFGTKSADAFTIYVPFGEKENFEAADVWKNYTIKEMRGYAKPKRSSFAVDKPGYFVNVATGKMMSKGEAYGTQSVVDHNGMVYQMKRIKSMPEGQYYFYSNNTGKDGKVLFRVSTDSKVGEGVKACFVDGSLKASAYWKVDSVDTGIYIFSVPETDAEYVEGQHMGVDENHESSAASPTYGIYWDLYGTEPDCQWAFIAEEDMKAAKEFDALANQLKLLLETAAQQEIDAQSEQLVYDNAASTADDMETAISSLRDKLHFITFVEEQVRKACLANWDANGDEELSYEEAAGVDDIGEVFRGISNVKQISELRYFTSLKSIPENAFRGASALQTVVLPENVDTIGKYAFFSTGLHYLVLLNNKKKVPFGSSSVPGKSTVFVPANMIDEYMADEQWTSKSMITEYTGKPVVTVNASREYGRKVATATVIVLGAPIDGTPEYVCDAIAEPSQPVGEYPVIVSAGTVTTPDATFQDGVLTIVPATLTITAKNCQRNIGEENPVFEVEYKGFRNSETEEVLIAKPVLTCSATADSPAGEYEITVGSAEAANYTITYVPGVLTVVDPAGVHDLSADRWQSDKVTDLQGRKVNTLKRGIYIVGNKKVLVK encoded by the coding sequence ATGAAGAAATTTTTTTGTATAGTAGCCTTGGCTATGGTATGCCTAATGGCCAGTGCAAAGCCCATTTCACAAGAACAGGCCCGACAGCGTGCTGCTGCGTTCCTTAAACTGCGCAATGACGTAAGAAAACTGGCGCCTGTGAGTCCTGCAAGATTGGCTCCTCGGCGAGCAGCATCACTCTCGGCAGAACAGCCTTACTATGTTTTTGAACGTGGAACGAATGAGGGCTTTGTTATCGTGTCGGGCGATGATCAGACCATTGATGTGTTGGGCTATAGCGAAGACGGCACTTTTGACTATGAACAGGCTCCGCCAGCCCTTCGAGAACTGTTGGATGACTATGCCCGTCAGATAGAAATGATACAGGCCGGAAAGTCTGTGGCAGCTCCCGTTGTGAAGGCGGCGAACAGAAAGGCGATAGCTCCCTTCGTGAAGAGTAAATGGAGTCAGGGCGCACCCTACAACAACAAATGTCCATTGGATGCCGGAAGTCGTTCGGTGACAGGTTGCGTGGCAACGGCCATGGCCCAGATTCTTTATTACAACCGTGAGAAGTCCGTCACCGAGACTCAGGCTGATATGCCTGCTTATTCAACCTGGACAAAAGGGCTGAAAGTGTCGGGTATTGCAGCAGGAGCCCCTATAGACTGGGATAATATGAAAGACACCTACGGAAGTTCTGATACCGAAAAGCAGAAAACGGCTGTGGCCAATCTGATGCTCTACTGTGGCGTAGGCAGCAAGATGGACTATACTAACAGTGCGTCTGGCGCTCAATCGTGGGATGCCTATCAGGCCATGAAGAACTATTTCGGTTATTCCTCAGCCAAATGGTATGACTACCAGAGCGTAACGAGCAACGAGCAGTGGGACGAGATTGTCTATAATGAGATGGCTGCCCAGCGCGCCGTCTATATCAGTGGATCGAATGCCACCGTGGGTCATGCTTTTGTAGGATGCGGTTATGATGGTACCCGTTATTATATCAACTGGGGATGGGCCGGACAGAGTGATGGCTATTACTATCTGACAAATCTCACCCCAGGGCAGGGCCAGGGTACTGGTGGCAGTGCTGACGGCTATAATGAGTACAAGCAGATTATTACCAACCTGGAGCCGGAAAACTATGAGGCCAAGGTGATGAGTTTTGCTGATGCGGCGGTGAAAAGACTTTGCGTAGAAAAGTGGGATGCTGATGGAGACGGTAAGTTTACCTATGGTGAAGCAGCCAAGGTGACCGACTTAGGCGATACCTTTAAAGGAAAGACCATCAAGAACTTCAAAGAGTTATACTATTTCACGGGCCTCTCAACTATTGCTGATGATGCCTTCAATGGATGTCAGCAACTGGTGAGCGTACGCCTTCCCAAATCGATTCGTTATATCGGTGCACGCTCGTTTATGGGGTGTCAGAAAATGAATCAGCTGGATATCAGTGAAGGACTGCAAACCATTGGTGAGGACGCTTTCAACGGGTGTAAACTGCTGACGAGTGCTATATTGCCTGCAGAGGCATCTGCAATTCCTGCTCGTGCCTTCAAAGGATGTTCAGCCATTACCGAAGTGTCGCTGCCAGTCTCTGTAACTTCAATTGGTGATGATGCTTTTGCCGATTGTACAAAACTGGCATCTTTTGAGGTAAGCAGTTTCCAGCCTTCTGGTATCACGATGGGCACTTCAGTATTCGGTTCCATAGATCTTTCCAAGGCTACGTTGAGTGTGATGCCTGGTACGAAAGTGTTCTTCGCTTCTGCTGAGCAATGGAAAGAATTTGGCAATATAGTAGAGAAACGTGAGCGTTCAGGCGGTAACTTTGCAACCTTGGAGGCTGGCAAAACCTATTATATCTATAATGTGGGTACCGGACGCTACCTGACGAAAGGAGAAGCATACGGAAAGCAGGCTGTAGTGGGTGAAGAGCCGATGCGCTTTGATGTAAAGACCTCTGCAAGCCTGGGCGAGAATGTGTACTATCTGTCGTCTCCTGATACTGGAGTCAGTGGTAAGTATTTGTTCCGTACATCGACAGATAATAATGTGGGAGCTGGGGTGAAAGCCTGTTTCGTTGACGGCTCGTCACTGAATGGAAATGCTTATTGGAAGATAGTTCCTGTAGGTGACTTAATATATACTCTGCAGACTCCGTCGAATAGGTCTGACTATGAGGAAGGCCGTTTCTTAGGCATACAGACCGACCATGAGAGCAATGCGGCATCGCCAACTTTCGGTGCCTACTCGGATGTGGTATATGCCGAGCATCCGTTGAACTGCCAATGGCGTTTTGTGCTCTATGATGAGGCTATTGCTGCCCGTTATGAAACTGCTGAGAAACTGGCCTCACTTCTTGAAATTGCTATCAAAAATAATGTGAATCACTCAACAGAACAAGCTGTCTATGATAACGTAGAAAGCAGTTATGAGCAACTGCGAGAGGCAGTGAGCACATTACGCAAGAAACTGAACTTCATTGATTTTGCCAGCGATGAAGTCCGTGCTTTGTGTGTGGCCCGTTATGATCTTGATTATGACGGAGAATTGAGCATGGCAGAGGCAGCCAATGTAACCGACTTTGTTATCAGTTTTGAGAACAATAAAACGCTGGAGACCTTCGACGAATTCCAGTATTTCACCAATGTTCAGTATGTCTATGGCCGTACTTTCTACGGATGCGCGAATCTGAAGTCGATTACGCTACCTAAAAATCTTGAGAAGATTTACTACTATGCTTTTTATGGATGTAGGAGTCTGACATCGGTTACTCTTCCACGTTATGTCAATACTATAGGCGCTAATAGCTTTGGTGGATGTACGGCATTAGCAGAAGTTCGTATTGAAGGTGATGTTCCGTTCGCTATTGAGACTACAGTCTTTGGCACTAAGTCGGCAGATGCATTCACCATCTATGTACCATTCGGCGAGAAAGAGAATTTTGAAGCAGCTGATGTTTGGAAGAATTATACCATCAAGGAAATGCGTGGCTATGCCAAACCCAAGCGTTCTTCCTTTGCCGTTGATAAGCCAGGATATTTCGTGAATGTCGCTACAGGCAAGATGATGAGTAAGGGCGAGGCTTATGGTACTCAGTCGGTGGTAGATCATAATGGTATGGTGTATCAGATGAAACGTATCAAGTCTATGCCGGAGGGACAGTATTATTTCTATTCGAACAATACTGGTAAGGACGGAAAAGTATTGTTTAGGGTGAGTACAGACTCAAAAGTGGGCGAAGGGGTGAAGGCTTGCTTCGTAGATGGAAGCTTGAAGGCCAGTGCCTACTGGAAAGTTGATTCTGTTGATACAGGTATTTATATTTTCAGCGTTCCTGAGACCGATGCGGAATATGTTGAAGGCCAGCACATGGGCGTTGATGAGAACCATGAAAGTAGTGCTGCCAGTCCGACGTATGGTATCTATTGGGATCTCTATGGAACGGAGCCTGACTGTCAATGGGCATTCATTGCAGAAGAAGATATGAAAGCCGCAAAAGAATTTGATGCATTGGCTAACCAACTGAAACTGTTGCTGGAAACGGCTGCTCAGCAAGAAATAGATGCTCAGTCAGAGCAGCTTGTATATGACAATGCTGCAAGTACGGCAGATGATATGGAAACCGCTATCAGTTCATTGCGTGATAAATTGCATTTCATCACCTTTGTGGAAGAACAAGTTCGCAAAGCGTGTCTGGCCAACTGGGATGCCAATGGCGATGAAGAACTGTCGTATGAGGAAGCTGCCGGCGTGGATGATATTGGAGAAGTGTTCCGTGGCATCTCGAATGTAAAGCAGATAAGTGAACTGCGTTATTTCACATCGTTGAAGTCTATTCCGGAGAATGCTTTCCGTGGAGCTTCTGCTTTACAGACTGTAGTCTTGCCTGAAAACGTAGATACGATAGGAAAATACGCTTTCTTCAGTACAGGTTTACATTATCTGGTATTGTTGAACAATAAGAAAAAGGTTCCTTTCGGTTCAAGCAGTGTGCCAGGTAAGAGTACGGTATTCGTACCTGCCAACATGATAGATGAATATATGGCTGACGAACAATGGACATCAAAATCAATGATTACGGAATATACAGGGAAACCTGTGGTGACGGTGAATGCAAGTCGTGAGTATGGTCGAAAAGTTGCCACTGCAACCGTGATTGTGTTGGGTGCACCCATTGATGGCACCCCTGAATATGTTTGTGATGCCATTGCAGAACCGTCACAGCCTGTGGGAGAATATCCTGTTATTGTGAGTGCCGGTACGGTGACTACTCCTGATGCAACATTCCAGGATGGCGTGTTGACTATAGTACCTGCCACGCTCACTATTACTGCCAAGAACTGTCAGAGAAATATTGGTGAAGAGAATCCTGTCTTTGAAGTTGAGTATAAGGGCTTCAGAAATAGTGAGACAGAAGAGGTGCTTATAGCAAAACCAGTGCTGACCTGCAGCGCTACTGCTGATAGTCCAGCTGGAGAATACGAGATTACGGTGGGCTCAGCCGAAGCAGCAAACTATACCATTACCTACGTGCCTGGTGTGCTGACTGTTGTCGATCCGGCAGGTGTTCACGACCTGTCTGCTGACAGATGGCAATCAGACAAGGTGACGGACTTGCAGGGTAGAAAGGTGAATACCCTGAAACGAGGTATTTATATAGTTGGCAACAAGAAAGTACTTGTCAAGTAA
- a CDS encoding SulP family inorganic anion transporter, which produces MKTFDFQPKMISALRNYNRQTFMADLMAGLIVGIVALPLAIAFGIASGVSPEKGIITAIVAGFLISAFGGSKVQIGGPTGAFIVIVAGIINQYGMQGLTIATLMAGVFLIGFGLLRLGTIIKYIPYPIIVGFTSGIAVTIFTTQVKDLLGMQMESVPADFIEKWIAYFQNLQNIDLWSSLVGVVSVVIIAITPKFSRRIPGSLIAIILMTVVVLLLKQYAGITTIETIGDRFSINSQLPDAVVPDLSWETIKGLVAPAMTIAILGAIESLLSATVADGVIGDHHNSNTELIGQGVANIVSPLFGGIPATGAIARTMTNINNGGRTPIAGIVHAAVLLLIFLFLMPLAQYIPMACLAGVLVVVSYGMSGWRSFSALMRNPKSDVTVLLLTFFLTIIFDLTIAIEVGLICACLLFMKRISETTDVKAVYDEIDLNEDADMERGNLEHLTIPTGVEVYEINGPYFFGAGNKFEDLMGGFGDRPKVRIIRMRKVPFIDSTGLHNLENMCLMSQKEGIAVVLSGVNPKVEAVLRRNHFVQLLGEENICNHIDLALARAKEIIE; this is translated from the coding sequence GTGAAGACATTTGATTTTCAGCCGAAGATGATTTCGGCACTCCGCAACTACAACCGCCAGACATTCATGGCCGACTTGATGGCCGGTCTTATTGTCGGCATCGTTGCCCTTCCGCTTGCCATTGCCTTTGGTATTGCCAGTGGTGTATCGCCCGAGAAGGGTATTATCACTGCCATCGTTGCAGGTTTCCTTATTTCGGCCTTTGGCGGTAGCAAAGTTCAGATTGGTGGTCCTACAGGTGCATTCATTGTTATTGTTGCCGGCATCATCAATCAGTATGGTATGCAGGGACTTACCATTGCCACCTTAATGGCTGGTGTATTTCTGATCGGTTTCGGTTTACTTCGCCTTGGAACGATTATCAAGTACATTCCCTACCCCATCATTGTGGGCTTTACCAGTGGTATTGCCGTTACCATTTTCACTACCCAGGTTAAAGACTTGCTGGGTATGCAAATGGAATCTGTTCCCGCTGATTTTATTGAAAAATGGATTGCCTATTTTCAAAACCTTCAGAATATTGATTTATGGAGTTCTTTAGTCGGAGTTGTCAGCGTGGTCATTATTGCTATCACTCCCAAGTTCAGTCGCCGTATTCCCGGTTCGCTGATAGCAATTATTCTAATGACTGTAGTCGTTCTCCTTCTGAAGCAGTATGCAGGTATCACCACTATTGAGACGATTGGCGACCGTTTTAGCATCAATTCCCAGCTGCCCGATGCAGTTGTTCCTGATCTTTCATGGGAAACCATTAAAGGACTGGTTGCTCCTGCTATGACCATTGCTATTTTAGGTGCTATCGAGAGTTTGCTCTCAGCCACTGTGGCCGACGGTGTTATTGGCGATCACCACAATTCCAACACTGAGCTCATCGGCCAGGGTGTGGCCAATATCGTGTCGCCTCTTTTTGGTGGTATTCCTGCCACTGGAGCCATTGCACGTACCATGACCAATATCAACAATGGTGGTCGCACTCCGATCGCGGGCATTGTTCATGCTGCCGTATTGCTCCTCATATTCCTATTTCTCATGCCCTTAGCCCAATACATTCCTATGGCTTGTCTGGCTGGTGTTTTGGTTGTTGTGAGTTATGGCATGAGTGGTTGGCGCTCTTTCTCGGCTTTGATGCGCAATCCAAAGAGCGATGTAACCGTTCTTCTGCTCACTTTCTTCCTTACCATTATCTTCGATCTCACTATAGCTATCGAGGTAGGACTTATCTGTGCCTGTCTGTTGTTTATGAAACGTATCAGCGAGACTACCGATGTGAAAGCTGTATATGATGAGATTGACCTTAACGAGGATGCTGATATGGAGCGTGGAAATCTGGAACACCTCACCATTCCTACAGGTGTGGAGGTTTATGAGATCAACGGTCCCTATTTCTTCGGAGCCGGCAATAAGTTTGAAGACCTCATGGGTGGTTTCGGTGATCGTCCAAAGGTACGCATCATTCGTATGCGAAAGGTTCCTTTCATCGACTCTACGGGTCTTCACAACTTGGAGAACATGTGTCTTATGAGTCAGAAGGAAGGTATCGCAGTTGTTCTTTCAGGTGTAAATCCCAAAGTTGAAGCTGTTCTTCGCCGCAACCATTTCGTTCAATTACTCGGCGAAGAAAACATCTGCAATCACATCGACTTAGCCCTGGCTCGTGCTAAAGAGATCATTGAGTAA